The following coding sequences lie in one Sorghum bicolor cultivar BTx623 chromosome 6, Sorghum_bicolor_NCBIv3, whole genome shotgun sequence genomic window:
- the LOC8086462 gene encoding probable carbohydrate esterase At4g34215, with protein MRIFVLSGQSNMAGRGGVHRRHWDGVVPPDCAPDPSILRLSAALQWEEAREPLHADIDTTKTCGIGPGMAFARAVLPRLQEDTPGAGTRTGIGLVPCAVGGTAIREWSRGEHLYEQMVCRARVAAGYGEIEAVLWYQGESDAESDADTGAYLENVERLIGNVRADLGMPQLPFIQVALASGNKRNIEKVRNAQFSVNLPNVVTVDPMGMALNEDNLHLATESQVKLGKMLAEAYIMNFLTATC; from the exons ATGCGTATCTTCGTGCTGTCCGGGCAGAGTAACATGGCCGGCCGTGGCGGCGTGCACCGCCGGCACTGGGACGGCGTGGTACCCCCGGATTGCGCGCCGGATCCGTCTATCCTCCGCCTCTCCGCGGCGCTGCAGTGGGAGGAAGCCCGCGAGCCGCTCCACGCCGACATCGACACCACCAAGACCTGCGGCATCGGGCCCGGGATGGCCTTCGCCCGCGCTGTGCTCCCGCGCCTGCAGGAGGACACCCCCGGCGCGGGGACCCGGACCGGGATCGGGCTCGTGCCGTGCGCCGTCGGTGGGACGGCCATCAGGGAATGGTCTCGCGGGGAACACCTGTACGAGCAGATGGTATGCCGGGCGCGCGTCGCGGCCGGGTACGGCGAGATCGAGGCCGTGTTGTGGTACCAGGGGGAGAGCGACGCCGAGTCCGATGCCGACACGGGTGCGTACTTGGAGAACGTCGAGAGACTCATCGGTAATGTCAGGGCTGATCTTGGGATGCCGCAGTTACCCTTTATTCAG GTTGCTCTTGCATCTGGGAATAAAAGGAACATTGAAAAAGTTAGAAATGCTCAGTTTAGTGTTAACCTGCCCAATGTGGTAACTGTCGATCCGATGGGTATGGCATTGAACGAAGACAACCTGCATCTTGCCACCGAGTCACAAGTGAAGCTTGGCAAAATGCTTGCAGAAGCCTACATCATGAACTTCTTAACAGCAACTTGTTAG